A single region of the Geobacillus subterraneus genome encodes:
- a CDS encoding DUF7147 family protein yields MIQRFIELGEGYSDIYELIELARANRHRLSGFFAFHTVKKDRPVVSLAVVLHPTDPGDFQPLYICREGIPDPSVKPNKRYELFAETAKELNTTVIHLNVKPSTMFADLDLYYQHLIGIMRMNRFIPPLQ; encoded by the coding sequence ATGATCCAACGTTTTATCGAACTTGGTGAAGGCTACTCCGATATATATGAATTGATCGAGCTGGCGCGGGCCAATCGTCATCGCTTATCCGGCTTCTTTGCTTTCCATACGGTGAAAAAAGACCGGCCCGTCGTCTCCTTGGCTGTTGTTCTTCATCCAACCGACCCGGGTGACTTTCAGCCGCTTTATATTTGCCGCGAAGGTATTCCCGATCCGTCCGTCAAGCCGAACAAACGGTACGAACTGTTCGCGGAAACCGCAAAAGAGCTTAACACAACCGTCATCCACCTCAATGTCAAGCCATCGACAATGTTCGCTGATCTTGACCTATACTATCAACACTTAATCGGCATTATGCGGATGAACCGCTTTATTCCGCCGCTTCAATAG
- a CDS encoding YlbG family protein has protein sequence MFPKRQGIIVWLHSLKYGKQLRKFGNIHYISKRLKYAVLYCDMEQVDHMMKKLAALPFVKRVEPSYRPFLRLEFEPKGEKEKDSPYPLG, from the coding sequence ATGTTTCCAAAACGGCAAGGGATTATCGTTTGGCTTCATTCACTGAAATACGGAAAACAGCTGCGCAAGTTTGGCAACATTCATTACATTTCCAAGCGGCTGAAGTATGCGGTTCTTTACTGCGATATGGAACAAGTTGACCATATGATGAAAAAGCTTGCCGCACTGCCGTTTGTCAAGCGGGTCGAGCCGTCGTACCGACCGTTTTTAAGGCTGGAATTTGAACCGAAAGGGGAGAAGGAAAAAGACTCCCCGTATCCGCTTGGATGA
- a CDS encoding YlbF family regulator, whose product MRIATLERIEILDKAEALANMVVESDVADDYRRAFWRLKQDRRAQQLIARFVKLKERYEEVQRFGKYHPDYRDVMKEVREAKRELDLHETVAAFKEAERALQQLLDDISVLIGKAVSEHVKVPTGNPYFLSAGCSGGCGSGGGCGCRT is encoded by the coding sequence GTGAGGATTGCTACTCTCGAGCGCATCGAGATTTTGGATAAAGCAGAAGCATTAGCGAACATGGTTGTAGAATCAGACGTAGCGGACGACTATCGCCGCGCGTTTTGGCGGCTCAAGCAAGACCGCCGCGCCCAGCAGCTGATCGCCCGCTTTGTCAAGTTGAAGGAACGGTACGAGGAAGTGCAGCGCTTCGGCAAATACCATCCCGATTACCGCGACGTGATGAAAGAAGTGCGCGAAGCGAAACGGGAGCTTGACTTGCATGAAACGGTCGCCGCCTTTAAAGAGGCGGAAAGGGCGCTGCAGCAGCTGCTTGACGACATTAGCGTGCTGATCGGCAAGGCCGTATCGGAACACGTGAAAGTGCCCACCGGGAATCCATATTTTTTGTCGGCTGGCTGTTCCGGTGGTTGCGGGAGCGGCGGAGGCTGCGGCTGCCGCACATAG
- a CDS encoding YlbE-like family protein produces the protein MRKDVWQYVQANPMLRAFLREQPRWYRLLARRPHELSAFQLAALRHYEQTIPDKVEKMAQSLQMASLMWQMFKALRD, from the coding sequence ATGAGAAAGGACGTATGGCAATATGTGCAGGCAAACCCGATGTTGCGTGCGTTTTTGCGCGAACAGCCGCGCTGGTATCGGCTGCTTGCCCGCCGCCCGCATGAGCTGTCGGCGTTTCAGTTGGCCGCCTTGCGCCATTATGAGCAAACAATCCCCGATAAGGTAGAAAAAATGGCTCAATCGCTACAAATGGCCTCGCTCATGTGGCAAATGTTTAAAGCGTTGCGCGATTAA
- a CDS encoding YlbD family protein, with amino-acid sequence MAKPLHPSVEQFKQFVKKHPKIIQEVRSGKKTWKQVYEDWYLFGEDDEIWDPYREASGKKKEEEKGTNKWLDKLAAMLGQLDAAEVQKHLANVQQAITAIQRILSEFQGAGLQRPNKEEHPFSFRKD; translated from the coding sequence ATGGCCAAGCCTCTGCATCCTTCGGTTGAACAGTTCAAACAGTTTGTAAAAAAACACCCGAAAATCATCCAAGAGGTGCGCAGCGGCAAAAAGACGTGGAAGCAAGTGTACGAGGATTGGTATTTGTTCGGGGAAGACGATGAAATATGGGACCCGTATCGCGAAGCAAGCGGTAAGAAGAAAGAGGAAGAAAAAGGAACAAACAAATGGCTTGATAAGCTGGCTGCAATGCTCGGGCAGCTTGATGCGGCAGAAGTGCAAAAACATTTGGCGAACGTCCAACAGGCGATCACCGCGATTCAACGCATTCTGTCTGAATTTCAAGGGGCCGGCTTGCAGCGTCCAAACAAAGAGGAGCACCCGTTTTCGTTCCGCAAAGACTAA
- a CDS encoding CAP domain-containing protein has protein sequence MKWFFLFLLFMIGFYYFAPSPPPPSPPEQPKTDGYLLKEPKATAGIVALIGQPAQEAEKQLGAPDRIDPSAYGYDWWVYSRRPESYVQIGVLRGKVVTALVGGEKVNVEPFAVGQRLQTIFQTMPVLSNVEIKLSSGTYRFELSEQDYSSRPVVKVGDAYAQLYIDRFTGSVAAVRLMDAETFVKLRPYELVYRGRLPAAAPLSEEEQRNVDAANAKQIFDWTNLIRRRHGLPPLIWDSKAAAAAAKHSRDMHDHRFFSHESPQYGDLSKRLGALNVSFQLAGENIAAHQVDGVEATAGWLNSEKHRKIMLNEEFTHLGVGVYDDYYTQNFFTPL, from the coding sequence GTGAAATGGTTCTTCCTTTTTTTGTTATTCATGATTGGGTTTTATTACTTCGCACCGAGCCCGCCGCCGCCAAGCCCTCCGGAGCAACCGAAGACAGATGGCTACTTGCTGAAAGAGCCAAAGGCGACCGCTGGCATCGTCGCCTTGATCGGCCAACCGGCGCAAGAAGCGGAAAAACAGCTCGGTGCGCCAGATCGGATCGACCCATCCGCCTATGGTTATGATTGGTGGGTGTACAGCCGCCGTCCTGAATCGTACGTGCAAATCGGCGTGCTTCGCGGCAAGGTTGTCACCGCTTTGGTCGGCGGAGAAAAGGTGAACGTCGAGCCGTTTGCGGTCGGTCAGCGCCTGCAGACGATTTTCCAAACAATGCCGGTCTTATCGAACGTTGAAATTAAGCTAAGCAGCGGAACATACCGGTTTGAACTGTCTGAACAAGACTACTCGTCAAGGCCGGTCGTCAAAGTCGGCGATGCGTATGCTCAGCTGTACATCGACCGGTTTACCGGAAGCGTGGCGGCCGTTCGCCTGATGGACGCGGAAACGTTCGTTAAGTTGCGGCCGTACGAGCTTGTTTACCGCGGCCGCCTGCCCGCGGCCGCCCCTTTGTCGGAAGAAGAGCAACGAAACGTTGATGCAGCCAATGCGAAACAAATTTTTGACTGGACGAATTTGATCCGCCGCCGTCATGGCCTCCCCCCTCTTATTTGGGATAGCAAAGCGGCCGCCGCCGCCGCCAAGCATAGCCGGGATATGCATGACCATCGGTTTTTCTCCCACGAGTCGCCGCAATACGGCGATTTGTCCAAACGGCTCGGCGCGTTGAACGTTTCTTTCCAATTGGCCGGGGAAAATATCGCTGCCCACCAGGTGGATGGTGTAGAGGCGACCGCTGGATGGCTCAACAGTGAGAAGCATCGGAAAATTATGCTAAATGAGGAATTCACTCACCTTGGTGTTGGCGTCTATGACGATTATTACACGCAAAACTTCTTTACCCCGCTGTAA
- a CDS encoding CBS domain-containing protein, protein MQTVRDVMSTDVQYCTPLDNIYEVAVKMREFNVGAIPIVDDGRLVGMITDRDLVVRGMAEKHPGSTAVTEVMSRDLVTLSPDDSLQKAADVMARHQIRRLPVVENGRLVGIVALGDLATNRYSDESAGRALSEISEQHTVH, encoded by the coding sequence ATGCAAACAGTACGGGACGTCATGTCCACCGATGTGCAATATTGCACTCCGCTCGACAACATTTACGAAGTGGCGGTGAAAATGCGTGAATTTAATGTTGGCGCCATTCCGATCGTCGATGATGGCCGTCTTGTTGGGATGATTACAGATCGCGATTTAGTCGTGCGCGGTATGGCGGAAAAGCACCCCGGCTCGACGGCAGTGACGGAAGTAATGAGCCGCGATCTTGTGACGCTGTCTCCGGACGATTCGTTGCAAAAGGCGGCAGACGTGATGGCGCGCCATCAAATTCGCCGCCTTCCAGTTGTTGAAAATGGCCGTTTAGTCGGCATTGTGGCGCTCGGTGATTTGGCGACGAACCGCTATTCCGACGAAAGCGCCGGCCGTGCGCTGAGCGAGATTTCCGAACAACATACCGTCCATTAA
- a CDS encoding YugN family protein, producing the protein MKFENSGLENQTVKLSRLDDMMERLGFVRAAQWDYERVTYDRKYVIKEGTYYLRVQGYAVEGDVDSRYALIKLLTPILGKHYYPHGVEYGEGEHFPSSLVSQCQKVLSQIKSELENIKE; encoded by the coding sequence ATGAAATTTGAAAATAGCGGACTGGAAAATCAGACGGTTAAACTGTCCCGCCTTGATGACATGATGGAGCGGCTCGGTTTTGTGCGCGCGGCGCAATGGGATTATGAACGAGTCACGTACGACCGGAAATACGTTATTAAGGAAGGGACATACTATTTGCGCGTTCAAGGGTACGCGGTCGAGGGAGATGTCGATTCGCGTTATGCCCTCATCAAGCTGCTCACGCCGATTTTAGGGAAACATTATTACCCGCATGGCGTCGAATACGGCGAGGGCGAGCATTTTCCATCTTCTCTTGTCAGCCAGTGCCAAAAAGTATTATCACAAATCAAAAGCGAACTCGAGAACATCAAAGAATAA
- a CDS encoding Asp23/Gls24 family envelope stress response protein: MNTFRYRKRSAVEATLLTVVMMCVREWEEVVLDDCDVFVVVSQNGRCRITVKLSIRYGAPVLAVCRGLQQQIAEEIAAMTPYAAEAIDVMVKRLVMP, translated from the coding sequence GTGAATACGTTCCGATACCGGAAGCGAAGCGCTGTGGAAGCGACGCTGCTGACGGTTGTCATGATGTGTGTGCGTGAGTGGGAAGAGGTTGTGCTCGATGACTGCGATGTGTTTGTAGTTGTCTCCCAAAACGGCCGATGCCGCATCACCGTGAAGCTGTCGATCCGGTATGGGGCGCCGGTGCTCGCTGTTTGCCGCGGGCTGCAGCAGCAAATTGCCGAGGAGATTGCCGCTATGACGCCGTATGCGGCTGAGGCCATCGATGTCATGGTCAAGCGGCTTGTCATGCCGTAA
- a CDS encoding DUF420 domain-containing protein, producing MAILPTISTSCIVISALLVAYGWYLISRRRIEAHKKVMLTAAAFALLFFVIYMSRTLFIGNTSFGGPEDIKLYYTAFLIFHIVLATVGAVFGLVTLWTGLKDQRARHRRLGPVTSIIWFGSASTGVVVYCLLYVLYPGGQTTSLIKAVFGF from the coding sequence ATGGCGATTTTACCGACGATCAGCACAAGCTGCATCGTGATCAGTGCTTTGCTTGTCGCCTACGGCTGGTACTTGATCAGCCGCAGGCGGATCGAAGCGCATAAAAAGGTGATGTTGACCGCTGCCGCTTTTGCGCTTTTGTTTTTTGTCATTTATATGTCGCGGACGTTGTTTATCGGCAACACAAGTTTTGGCGGACCGGAGGACATCAAGTTGTATTATACAGCATTCCTCATTTTCCATATTGTTTTAGCGACGGTGGGGGCGGTGTTTGGTCTCGTAACGCTTTGGACCGGATTAAAAGATCAGCGAGCCCGCCACCGCCGTCTCGGTCCGGTGACAAGCATCATTTGGTTTGGCAGCGCCTCAACTGGGGTTGTTGTATATTGCTTGCTTTACGTGCTTTACCCGGGGGGACAGACGACCTCGCTCATTAAAGCAGTATTCGGTTTTTAG
- the ctaG gene encoding cytochrome c oxidase assembly factor CtaG, which produces MFQSLQMFGPVALWSPFFLLALAAVALLYLGVTGPWRQRFGLDAPVSRKQKAYFLTGIVLLYVCKGSPLDLLGHLTFTAHMVQMALLYLTVPQCFILGIPEQFYERMFRIAAVRRSFQLLTKPIVSLLLFNGLFSLYHVPMVFDIVKTNMFLHASVTTVIFIAAFFMWWPLVNKLSGWTTLSGLKKMGYIFADGMLLTPACALIIFAGTPLYETYTDPEAWMTGLALCVPQGVLASLDLTGPQMFLSMSPLHDQQLGGVLMKIIQEIVYGVMLFFIFSEWYRKEREKEPSMDMAPRPTKL; this is translated from the coding sequence ATGTTTCAATCGCTGCAAATGTTTGGTCCAGTTGCGCTTTGGAGTCCGTTTTTTCTGTTGGCGTTGGCGGCTGTTGCCTTGTTGTATCTCGGAGTCACCGGACCGTGGCGGCAGCGCTTTGGCCTTGATGCCCCCGTTTCGAGGAAACAAAAAGCGTACTTTTTGACAGGAATAGTGCTTCTTTACGTATGCAAAGGCTCCCCGCTCGACTTGCTGGGCCATTTGACGTTCACCGCCCATATGGTGCAAATGGCGTTGCTTTACTTAACAGTGCCGCAATGTTTTATTTTAGGGATTCCGGAGCAGTTTTATGAGCGGATGTTCCGGATTGCAGCGGTGCGCCGTTCGTTTCAGCTGTTGACAAAGCCGATTGTGTCTTTGCTTTTGTTTAATGGGTTATTTTCTTTGTACCACGTCCCAATGGTTTTTGACATCGTGAAAACGAACATGTTTTTGCATGCGTCTGTCACAACGGTCATTTTCATTGCAGCCTTCTTCATGTGGTGGCCGCTTGTGAATAAACTTTCCGGATGGACGACATTATCCGGGTTAAAAAAAATGGGCTATATTTTTGCCGACGGCATGCTGCTCACACCGGCTTGTGCGCTCATTATTTTCGCCGGCACTCCGCTGTATGAGACGTACACGGATCCGGAAGCATGGATGACTGGGTTGGCGCTTTGCGTGCCGCAGGGGGTGTTGGCGTCGCTTGATTTGACCGGACCGCAAATGTTTTTGTCGATGTCCCCGCTTCATGATCAGCAGCTCGGCGGAGTATTGATGAAAATTATTCAAGAAATTGTATACGGAGTGATGTTGTTCTTTATTTTTAGCGAGTGGTATCGGAAAGAACGAGAAAAAGAACCGAGCATGGATATGGCGCCGCGGCCGACGAAACTGTAA
- the ctaF gene encoding cytochrome c oxidase subunit IVB, protein MANQTNSGNERIDLAYRRRKNAEEMRHQVIVFVLMILLTLIAFAAVGYEEFSHWFVIPFILLLAGVQVAFQLYYFMHMSHKGHEFPSMFMYGGVLVMLLLVWAFSTVIWW, encoded by the coding sequence ATGGCGAACCAAACGAACTCAGGAAATGAGCGCATCGACTTAGCGTATCGCCGCCGGAAAAATGCGGAAGAGATGCGTCATCAAGTGATTGTCTTTGTGCTGATGATTTTATTGACGCTCATCGCCTTTGCTGCGGTCGGCTACGAAGAGTTTTCCCATTGGTTTGTCATTCCGTTTATTTTGCTTTTAGCTGGCGTGCAAGTGGCGTTTCAGTTGTACTATTTCATGCATATGAGTCATAAAGGGCATGAATTTCCATCGATGTTTATGTACGGCGGTGTGCTTGTCATGCTTCTGCTTGTGTGGGCGTTTTCGACGGTCATTTGGTGGTAA
- the ctaE gene encoding cytochrome c oxidase subunit III has translation MHVEEKLTAETFPAAPERATLEGKNKFLGFWLFLGGETVLFASLFATYLALKDKTNGGPSAEELFQMPIVFMATMLLLTSSLTSVYAIYHMKNFDFQKMQLWFGITVLLGAGFLALEIYEFYEYVHEGHKFTTSAFASAFYTLVGTHGAHVAFGLLWILTLMIRNAKRGLNLYNAPKFYVASLYWHFIDVVWVFIFTVVYLMGMVG, from the coding sequence ATGCACGTGGAGGAAAAACTGACGGCCGAGACGTTCCCGGCGGCGCCGGAACGTGCCACCCTTGAGGGGAAAAATAAGTTTCTCGGTTTCTGGCTCTTTTTAGGCGGAGAGACGGTGCTGTTCGCCTCTCTCTTCGCCACCTATTTGGCGCTCAAAGACAAAACGAACGGCGGCCCTTCCGCGGAAGAGCTGTTCCAAATGCCGATCGTGTTTATGGCGACGATGCTTCTGTTAACGAGCAGTTTAACGAGCGTTTACGCCATTTATCATATGAAAAACTTTGATTTTCAAAAAATGCAACTTTGGTTTGGCATTACGGTGCTGCTTGGCGCTGGGTTTTTGGCCTTGGAAATTTATGAGTTTTATGAGTATGTTCATGAAGGCCATAAGTTTACGACGAGCGCCTTCGCGTCCGCCTTTTACACGCTCGTCGGCACGCACGGCGCCCACGTTGCGTTTGGGTTGCTTTGGATTTTAACATTGATGATTCGCAATGCCAAGCGCGGGTTAAACTTGTATAATGCCCCGAAGTTTTACGTCGCGAGCCTTTATTGGCACTTTATCGACGTCGTCTGGGTGTTCATTTTTACCGTCGTATATTTAATGGGAATGGTGGGGTGA